Part of the Deltaproteobacteria bacterium genome is shown below.
GCCGATATTGAGCTGGGGGGTCTTGATCAAAAATTTAATTTGCTCATGGGTCGGCATTTACAAAAAGAAGAAGGTATAGAAGCGCAGGTAGTTTTAATGATGCCGCTTTTAGAAGGCCTTTCAGGTGGCCAAAAGATGAGTAAGTCTTATAATAATTATGTTGGCATTACCGAAGCCCCGGAGGTGATGTTTAACAAACTCATGTCGATCTCTGATGATTTGATGTGGAAATATTATGAATTGCTAAGCGCGCGCAGTTTACAAGCCATCAGCGAGATCAAAAGCGCTTGTCAGTCGAATAGTTTGAATCCTCGCGATGCCAAAATCGATTTAGCTAAAGAAATTGTGACAAGATTTCATTCGGAGTTTCATGCCGAAAAGGCTAAAGAAAATTTTATTCGTTCTTTTAGTGAGCAAGAATATGAAACCTTGCCCGACATCCATTTAAGTTTGGGTACTCTTGAGTTACCACTTTATAAATTAGTTAAAGAGGCTGGTTTTGCCGAAACCGGCAATGAAGCCAAGGCAAAAATAAAGGGCGGGTCGATTTCAATGAATGATCAGATCATCAAAGACCCTCTGTGGAAGGTCATCAATAGCGGGCAGGGGGCCTTGCTTCGGGGTAAGATGAACAAGAAGAGGGTAGAGGTTCGCGTGTTCTGGGCCTGATCTTTTGTTTCGTGTAAAAACAAACTTTACTTCATGATTGTCTCATGTTAATATGACTATGGTTATGACTATGGTTGTATATATAAAGAGAATTTTATGTTAACCAGTTCTAAAGCTCAATTAAAGGCAAAAATGCTTGAAATCTTTAGGCGGATTGAGAAAACGGGTGAGGAGCTTATCGTTACAGATCGCCAAAAACCTGTATTACGCGTTATCCCCTATCATCAAAAAAAATCAGTCCATGAGGTTTTTGCTGATTTGAGAGGCAAGGTTCGCGCCCCTAAGAAAAAAGACCTCGAACTTCCTACTCTTGGGGAATGGAAAGATTTATAATCTATGCTGCTCCTCGACACCTGTACGCTCATTTGGTGGACTTTATTTCCAGAAGAGTTATCGAAAAGGGCAAAAACCTTGCTTGAACAAAGAGATATCCTCGTAGCTGTTTGTTCTATATCCATCTGGGAATTTGGCATTAAAGTGAAGAAGCGGCAACTTGCCTATCATCAATCCGTTGGCCATTATGTAGAACATTTACAGCAGATCGAGAATTTTAAGATCATCCCCATGGATGAAAAAATTTGGATTAAAACACTCGAACTGAACTGGAAACATAAAGACCCTGCTGATCGTTCGATTGTAGCAACGGCCCTTATCCACCAAGTTCCGCTCATTACTCCTGACCGAGCCATTAAGGCCTTCTATTCCAAGACAATTTGGTAATCAGAGTTGGAGATCTCAAGCTATTACGTAAAATTATTGGGGAATAGCCTGCATATGCACTTGACGCCACTCATTCCATTGCCATTTTTCCTTGTCATCCCTGCGAAGGCAGGGATCCAGTCTTTTCAAACACTTCTGGATTCCCGCTTTCGCGGGAATGACAACGGTGGCGTCAAGTGCATATGCGGGAGGAATAGGTAAGTTGGGAGTGTCGATTAGCCTCGTAACTCCGAACGTACGGCAATGCCTGAAAGCTCGTAGATTTTTCGATCAAAGGGGCTTTTGCCCACGGCGAGGCCTTCTTCGTTAATCACGAGTTCACCTTTGTTTTTAGTCGATCGGCCCGTGCCGGGGTCTAAGAAGTAAAGCTTAGTGATTTTTCCGGTCAACTGGTCGAGTTCCATCCCTGAAATCACCACCCAATGGTTGGTGCGAGTGGGCCTCATACCGCGATAGCTCACCACTGCGCCAACCGGTCGATTTGCCAATAATTCGGTTTTGATAATTTGTAAAACCCGAAAATTGGCCACAGGATTTACTTGTAAACACCCCTTTAATTTTTTGAAGTTGGTATAGGCCACGTTGCTATTACAATAGGCATCAGAGCCCAATAGGTGAGGGCTTTTACTCCCAAATATTTTATTAAAGTATAACCTTAACATTTTTTTCGTAGCGTCTAAGCAGTGAAATTGAGCACGTTCAGCGGGGTCATCACTTAGATTTTGCCGAACCCAGGGGATTTGATCGGTTAAGTCATGAACCCGCGTGGTTAAATGTTTCCACACGCCCATGAGTAGCGGTGTCGGATTAAGAGGATTTGAATCACTTAAAATCTTCGTTGTGGTAGTTGACGGCCTTGTTTTGGCAGCCGTTGGTTTTTCCGTTGAACCCAAAACAGCATTTTTAAAGGCAATGGCTATGCCTAGTGGTAAGAGTAACGGAATCATTTTTCCCCATACTTTCTAAATTATTATCGTCAAACCCATTAGAAAAGTTGCATTTTTAAATAGCCCGTCAAATCGGAATATGAGTGGGCTTGACTCGCTGTGGCATTTATTAGAGAATACTTAGGTCAGGTAAAAGGGGCAAAAAAG
Proteins encoded:
- a CDS encoding tyrosine--tRNA ligase, whose translation is MQLKEQIEIIKRGAVEIIGEAELIKKLKKDCPLRIKVGFDPTAADLHLGHTVLLQKLRQFQDLGHEVLFLIGDFTASIGDPSGRNETRPPLSTEDIENNAATYKQQVFKILDPQKTKVVYNSQWLENLDLRDTIKLASKYTVARMLERNDFENRYHANVPISIHEFIYPLLQGYDSVILRADIELGGLDQKFNLLMGRHLQKEEGIEAQVVLMMPLLEGLSGGQKMSKSYNNYVGITEAPEVMFNKLMSISDDLMWKYYELLSARSLQAISEIKSACQSNSLNPRDAKIDLAKEIVTRFHSEFHAEKAKENFIRSFSEQEYETLPDIHLSLGTLELPLYKLVKEAGFAETGNEAKAKIKGGSISMNDQIIKDPLWKVINSGQGALLRGKMNKKRVEVRVFWA
- a CDS encoding prevent-host-death protein produces the protein MLTSSKAQLKAKMLEIFRRIEKTGEELIVTDRQKPVLRVIPYHQKKSVHEVFADLRGKVRAPKKKDLELPTLGEWKDL
- a CDS encoding type II toxin-antitoxin system VapC family toxin, with the translated sequence MLLLDTCTLIWWTLFPEELSKRAKTLLEQRDILVAVCSISIWEFGIKVKKRQLAYHQSVGHYVEHLQQIENFKIIPMDEKIWIKTLELNWKHKDPADRSIVATALIHQVPLITPDRAIKAFYSKTIW